A stretch of DNA from Methanolinea mesophila:
TCCCCCGGTCGACCGGAAAGGCGAGGGTATACTCGCCGCGCTCAAACCGGAACGGGTATTCCGGCGTGGCAAGGTCTCCCCGGCCGGACTCCGGTGAAAGTGCCGGATACACCACAGGGGGGTGGAAGAAGGGGAGACTCCCCGTGCACCCGGAGAGTACTACCGTCGCAAGGACCGTCGATGCAAGAACGAAAAGTATGGCCGGCCTCATTTCAAAGCATTTTTTCCAGACCCGCGAAGGTATCGATGATGGCCGTGGGGGTCACCGGGGACGCGCGGGTGACTTCGGGGCGGAACTTGCCCGTGCGGACGAGTATCCCCTTCATGCCGCACGAGATCGCCCCACCGATATCGGTCTCTATGTCGTCCCCGATCATTGCGACGCGTCCCGCTGGGAGGCCGACGGCCTCGAGTGCCAGGCGGAAGAACTCCGGCGAGGGTTTCCCCATGACCAGGGCAGGTTTCCTGGTCGCGAATTCCAGCGCCTGGACGAAGGGGCCCGCCGAGAGGGCCAGGCCGTCTGGAGCCATCCAGTACCGGTCCTTCTCGAGCGCGACTATCCCGGCGCCGTCCATCACGAACCGGAAGGCCTGGTTCATCCGGGCGTAGGAAAAGTTATCGCCGGCGTCCCCCACCACCACCTGTTCCACATCCCGGTCCACCGGAGAGTACCCGGCATCCAGGAACTCCGTATCGACATCGCCGGTGGTGACCAGGTGTACCCGGGGAGCGCCCTGTTGTGCAAGCCATGCGATCGCGGCTACCGCCGGGGTAAAGATCTCCTCCGGCGCGACCGAAAACCCCATCCCCTGCAACTTCCGGCATATGGTCCGTCTTGATTTCCTCGTGGTATTGGAGACGAACCGGAATGGGATATTTTTCTCCCGGATGACCTCCAGCATCCCGGCGGCGCCCGGCGTACCTTCATCGCCCACGTAGAGCACCCCGTCCAGGTCGATCAGCAGTCCCTCTATTGCCATCGCCCGTTCTCCATCGAGGCGAACCTGTTCACAGTCTCCCTGCAGAGCGAGATGCTCCGATCCAGGTATATCCGGGTATCCGACAGGATTTTCTCTCTCTGCGGTTCATCCAGGGTCTTTCCCCACCGGGCGATGATCTCTCCGGTGACTTCCATGTGAAACTGTACCCCCAGTGCGGAACCGAGCGAGAACATCTGGTGGGGGACCCGCTCCCCTTTCACCATCAGCCGGGCGCTTCCGGGGAGGTCGAAGGTGTCCCGGTGCCACTGGAACACGAAGAAGTCTTCCGGAACAGGTTTTCCGGGGAGAGGTACGAGCGAGCTGACCCGGTTCCACCCCTTCTCCTCGATGCCGGGATAGACGCGACAGCCCATCGCCGAGGCTATCATCTGGGCACCCAGGCAGAGCCCGAGTACAGGACGATTGTCCGCGATGCATCTCCGTATCAGCGCCTTCTCCTGGGAAAGGAACGGGTACTCCTTCTCGTCGTTCACGCTCATCACTCCCCCGAGGATGACGAGCCGGTCGGGAAGGATCGCGGGATCGACCTCTCCGGTGCGGTAGAGGGGAACGACCTCCGCCTCGTGCCCACCCTCCTTCAGGATATCAAGGATTACCCCTGGCGGTTCCTGTTCCCCATGCTGGAAGATGGTGATCATAACAGGATCGTTATCTTCAGGGAGTATAATCGCTTTCCGGGCCGGACGCACTGATCCACTTTCACTCCGCACCCGAACCCTGTATATCTGCAGGGCAGGAACTATTGACCTGATCAGATGAACTCACCCCTGGCCTACGACGCGATCAGCAGGCAATGGCAGGAAAGGGCGGACGCAGGAAGGGATTACACCGTAATCCGGAACGATAATATCTTCCGGAGCAGTTTTTCCGACTCCTACATCTTCGAATCCGATTTCCGGAGCGCGGGGACACTGCTCGCATCGCTGGTGGACCGTTACGGGGGGATCCCGGTGGAGGACGCGGTTCCTGGCACGGTAGAGGAGACCGGCGAGGGGACGTGTTACCGGATCGATACCCGGATCCCCCTGCAGGTACCGGCATACGGGGAGACGAGAGTGAAGGAGCGGCTTCTCTCCGAGCTGACCCTGATATGGGGGATCGGGAACAAGACCGAAGGCGAGCTGAAGAAACGGGGATACCGGAGGATACCGGACCTGGTCCACCACCGGAAATACCAGCGGAGAGCGGCCGAATGCCTGTCCGTCATATCCGATGCGGATCCCGAAACCCTCACCCGCTGGGTCTCCCGTAAGAGTTCCCCTGCGCACCCCCTCTCCATGCTCGCTTCCGGGCTTTTCCCCCCGGAGCGGCTGGTATTCCTTGACCTGGAAACGCTGGGATTCTTCTCCCGGCCGATCATCCTCTTTGGGATCGGGAGGTTTTCGGGGCAGGAGCTCGTGGTGTCCCAGTACCTCCTCCGGGGGATCGAGGAAGAACTGCCTTCCCTCCTCCGGGCCTCGGAACTCCTCGGACCGGGGACGGTGGCGGTCACCTACAACGGCAAGTCGTTCGACATTCCCTACCTCAGGGAGCGACTTGCATTCTACGGGGAGTTTCCTCCCCTTTCAGGGGTACATTTCGATCTCCTGCACCACTCGCGGAGGAGGTGGAAGGACCGTTTCCCCGACTGCAGGCTCTCTACGCTGGAGAAGCGGCTTTTCGGGGTGCGCCGCGAGGAGGACGTGCCGAGCGCCATGGTCCCCGAGTTCTACGAGACGTACCTGCGCACTGGCAACCCCGGGCCCCTGGTCCCCATCGTGACGCACAACTGCCAGGACGTGGTGAGCCTCGCACGGCTCTTCGCCCTGCTCTCGGAGGAGTGCCATGAGTGTGCATGAGCTCCTCCGCGATATCCGGAACGACCCGGGATTTGCGCCCGCTATCGCCCACGTAGAGAGCATTCCCCCGAGGGTTGCCGATTACGGCCCGGTCCCGGCCATGCTCTCGCCCCCGGCCCGGTCTTACCTCGAGCGCAGGTCAATCCGCCCGTACTCCCACCAGTGCCGGAGCATGGAGACGCTCAGGGAGGGAAAACACCTGATCCTCACCACACCCACGGCATCGGGAAAGACCCTCGCTTTCACCCTCCCCATCTTCGACCGGCTCTGGGAGGACCCCGATGCCTGCGCACTCCTGGTCTACCCCACCAAGGCACTCACCTACGACCAGCTGCAGGCCGTCCGGGAGATGGAGGAGGGGACCGGGATCAGCGCCTATCCCGCGGTATACGACGGCGACACCCCACGAGAGAAGCGGCCCCGGATCCGGGAACTCTCCAGGGTGGTCCTCACCAATCCCTACGAGCTCCACCACATCCTCCCCTGGCACCACCAGTGGGCGAGGTTCTTCTCACACCTCCAGTTCGTGGTCTTCGACGAGGCGCACCGCTACCGGGGGGTCTTCGGCTCCCAGATGGCGTATCTTATCCGCAGGCTGCGGAGGGTCTGCCGGCACTACGGGTCCGACCCGCAATTCGTCCTCTCCACTGCGACCCTGGCAAACCCGGGTGAGTTCGGGGAGCGGTTGTGCGGGGTCCCGTTCCAGGTGGAGAGCCGGGACGGGTCGCCCGCAGGGCCCCGGCAGTTCATCCTGTACAACCCCTTTTACGCGGGAGTGGAAGGGCACTCGGTCCACCGCGAGACCGCGGACCTGGTCGCCGCCTGCGTCCGTCACGGGTTGCAGACGCTCTGTTTCACCGGTTCGCGGAAGATCGCCGAACTGGTGTCCACCTGGACCAGGGAGGCGCTCCCCCCCGGGCCGAGCGGGGCCGCGGGAGCGCCGGGCAGAGGGATCGCCGCATACCGGGCGGGGTACCTCCCGGAGGAGCGGCGGGAGATAGAGCGCAGTCTCAAGAACGGCCTGTTGCAGGCGGTGGTCTCCACGAACGCCCTGGAGGTGGGGATCGACGTGGGCTCCCTCGATGCGGTGATCCTTTCAGGGTACCCGGGCACGATGATCTCCACCTGGCAGCAGGCCGGCAGGGCGGGACGTTCCGGGCAGGAGTCGGCGGCGCTGATGGTGGGGTTCGCCAATCCCCTTGACCAGTATTTCATGCGCCACCCCGGGTCGTTCTTTTCGGCCGGGCACGAACATGCCATCATCGACCTGGAAAACCCCTACATTCTCTCAGGGCAGGTGCTCTGTGCGGCCGCGGAACTGCCCCTCTCCCCCGAGACCGACGGGGCACTCTTCGGCCCCCATCTCGAAGGAATTCTGACCGCCCACCGGGACTGTTCCCTCGTCCGCCCCACCCGGAGGGGGTGGGTCTACTCCGGAAGCAAGAGGCCCGCGGAGCTGGTCGGGATGGGCGACGGGGGCCGGGAGAGTTATCAGGTCGTATGCGACGGGTCGGTCCTGGAGACCATGGACCGGGCGCAGGCGTTCAGGGAGGCGCACAAGGGGGCAGTCCTGCTCCACCAGGGAGACCAGTATCTGGTGTCGGAGATGGACCTCTCCCACCACCTGGTCAACGTGGATAAGGTCGAGGTCGATTATTACACCCGCCCCCTGAAGTCGGTGGAGATAGAGGTCGTCCGGACCATCGAGCAGAGAAACGAGAACGGGATCGATCTCGCCTTCGGGGAGGTCAGGGTTACGGAACAGTACTATGCGTACCGGATCATGCAGTACGACGCGATCCTCGGGGTGGAACCTCTGGAACTCCCCGCACTTAGTTTTGTCACCAAGTCCCTCTGGTTCGAGGTACCCGAACGGATCGAGCGGCAGGTGCGGACCTCCGGGGGCGACCTCGGCGGCGGGATGCACGGGGTGGAACACGCGTTCATCGCAATGATGCCGTTCCATGTGCTCTGCGACCGTTGGGATATCGGGGGGCTCTCCACCCCGTTCCACCCCGGGTTCGGGGCACCGGTGATCTTCGTATACGACGGGTACGAGGGGGGTATCGGGCTCTCTGAAAAAGCGTACCGGATCTTTTTCGATATCTGCGACACCACCCGCCGGCTGGTCCGGGACTGCGGGTGCGAGGAGGGGTGCCCTGCCTGCATCCTCTCTCCCAAATGCGGCAACGATAACCAGCCCCTTGACAAGCGGGCCGCCATGGTCATCCTGGAGGGGCTTCTACACCGTGACGACCCCGCCCTCCAAGGAACCGCGGGATCGTCCGGAAACGAGGTCGTTTCCGGAACTTCTTCCTAAAGATGAGAGGGTGGGATGATACCACCTAAATCTTTTCGCCCATCTCTTTGCCCGTGATGAGCCTGAAAAGACCCCCCGGTATATCACCCCGCGTCGGTCATCCAAATAGCTCAGGCCGGGAGCTCCCGGACTCCGGAACGGCAGGGAGTTTACCATTACAATCTAACGCCTCTCGTGAGCCGAGGCCGCTGCGGGCAGGAAAAACTGCCCTTCAGATAAGTTTTAAACCAGGTCAAAACCGAATGTCCGGAGGACTCTCCGCGAACACGAAAAAAAGAACCGGGAGTTCCCCGTTATTCCCTATCTTTCAAGACACAGATCGCCCCGGGCTCACGGATAAGCAGGGCGAGGCTCTCGGTGATTGAAAACTCCAGGCTGTCCCCCACCGGGCCGATGTACCCTATGGTCATGTCCTGGCCGAGAACGATGGAGGCGTACATCTTCCCTGAGGCGATCAGCACCCCGCCGCTCTTCAGAGAGGGGGCCTTGTAGACCCCGGCGGAGACGATGCTCTTCAGGTTCTCGAGTTCAGTGCCGGTCCCCTGGATGAATGCCCGATACAGGAGGTTGTACCGCGACGGTGCGAGTGCAAGGCTGTATGGGCCGTGGAACCCCGCCTCGTCGAGCTTCGTCAGGGCCTGGATGATATCGTCCGCGGCCTTCCCGACGGTATTCCAGGACGCGAGCTTGTGGGAGTTTGCACCCTCCACGCTCATCAGCCCGGGGCATCCCTCGACTCCTTCGAAGACCAGGGCGTCTTCCTGCCCCGCGCACTCGAGGGCGGCGGCTGCCACCGGCGATGCAGTGAACGGCAGGCCGGTCTGCTCGTATGCCATAAGGTCCCTGATCCCCAGGCAGAAGGTGGTGTAGAGCATGGTGACCGGGACAAACTGGCTGGTGATCATACATTCGGATACCTGGCAGTCCTCGAGGGGAATTCCCTTCAGTCCCAGCCCGTACGGGCCTTCGATATGAAGGAGCTTCCGCCCGGTCAGGATGCTCTTTGCCGCGCCCGCCATGGTCGCATCGAGCATCTTCCAGGTCTCGCCCCCGATAGGGGCTTCTTCACGTGCGAGATATTTTGATGCCATAATTTCCTCCTCTCCTTATTCCTTCATGGACCCGATGGTCAGGTCCGATGACTCTTCGGCCGGTACTGCGGGCTCTTTCCCTGACACGCGGGCGATCATCGCCTCGACCTCCGCGGTGCCGTCTGCATAGAACCCCGCTTCGTCCGGGGCGAGTTCAATAAGCAGACGGATGAACTCGCCGGCGTGGACACGTTCTTCGTCCGCGATGTCCATGAGCACCGCCTTTGCGAGGGGGTCGTCGGTAGACTCCGCGAGCTGGGTGTAAACCTGGATCGCCTCGTACTCGTCTGCGACGCTAATTCGTATCGCCCTGACAAGCTCGCTTTTTGTGAGTTTTCTCTCACTGTTTTTTCCCGAAAATGGGGTTGAAAATTCCACCATATGTCATTGCTCCAATTTATTTTTCCAAACGGCTCCGCCGTTTTTTATGGGTCCTGCATTTTTGGAATACAGGAATCGCGGTGAGTGTTAAAAGGGGATCCTCACGAACCCTCTACCCGTAATATACCCTATGGGACATATATACGTATGCCTCAAGCAGCCCTGAAAATGCCCGGGAAACTCCCTTCCGGCCATAAATTAGATATTACCGCCGCCGGGGTTCCTGCAGAGTACCCCCGGCCTTTCCGATTCGTTTTTATTTTCCGCAGGCTTTCCGGGATACTGTCTATTCCAGCAAAACCAGCCCGATGGAGGTGATGTTACCATGTACCACCTTCCCGTACTCGAGGTCCTTGCAGGGGATTGTGCGGAGCATCCACCCTGCCCGGGCGGCGGTGGCAAAGACGTCCATACCGGCGGCTTCCATGCTGGGACGGACCAGATCCATGTGCCGGCACCTCCTGCGGGAGCTCTCGTCCACCACCCCCTCGCACTCCTCCGCGATGCACTCCTCGCAGTAGATGCAGGGATACCCGCCGAACCCGAAAGCCTTGTAAAAGCCGTCGTAAAATGCA
This window harbors:
- a CDS encoding TIGR01458 family HAD-type hydrolase; translation: MAIEGLLIDLDGVLYVGDEGTPGAAGMLEVIREKNIPFRFVSNTTRKSRRTICRKLQGMGFSVAPEEIFTPAVAAIAWLAQQGAPRVHLVTTGDVDTEFLDAGYSPVDRDVEQVVVGDAGDNFSYARMNQAFRFVMDGAGIVALEKDRYWMAPDGLALSAGPFVQALEFATRKPALVMGKPSPEFFRLALEAVGLPAGRVAMIGDDIETDIGGAISCGMKGILVRTGKFRPEVTRASPVTPTAIIDTFAGLEKML
- a CDS encoding type 1 glutamine amidotransferase, producing the protein MITIFQHGEQEPPGVILDILKEGGHEAEVVPLYRTGEVDPAILPDRLVILGGVMSVNDEKEYPFLSQEKALIRRCIADNRPVLGLCLGAQMIASAMGCRVYPGIEEKGWNRVSSLVPLPGKPVPEDFFVFQWHRDTFDLPGSARLMVKGERVPHQMFSLGSALGVQFHMEVTGEIIARWGKTLDEPQREKILSDTRIYLDRSISLCRETVNRFASMENGRWQ
- a CDS encoding ribonuclease H-like domain-containing protein encodes the protein MNSPLAYDAISRQWQERADAGRDYTVIRNDNIFRSSFSDSYIFESDFRSAGTLLASLVDRYGGIPVEDAVPGTVEETGEGTCYRIDTRIPLQVPAYGETRVKERLLSELTLIWGIGNKTEGELKKRGYRRIPDLVHHRKYQRRAAECLSVISDADPETLTRWVSRKSSPAHPLSMLASGLFPPERLVFLDLETLGFFSRPIILFGIGRFSGQELVVSQYLLRGIEEELPSLLRASELLGPGTVAVTYNGKSFDIPYLRERLAFYGEFPPLSGVHFDLLHHSRRRWKDRFPDCRLSTLEKRLFGVRREEDVPSAMVPEFYETYLRTGNPGPLVPIVTHNCQDVVSLARLFALLSEECHECA
- a CDS encoding DEAD/DEAH box helicase, whose protein sequence is MSVHELLRDIRNDPGFAPAIAHVESIPPRVADYGPVPAMLSPPARSYLERRSIRPYSHQCRSMETLREGKHLILTTPTASGKTLAFTLPIFDRLWEDPDACALLVYPTKALTYDQLQAVREMEEGTGISAYPAVYDGDTPREKRPRIRELSRVVLTNPYELHHILPWHHQWARFFSHLQFVVFDEAHRYRGVFGSQMAYLIRRLRRVCRHYGSDPQFVLSTATLANPGEFGERLCGVPFQVESRDGSPAGPRQFILYNPFYAGVEGHSVHRETADLVAACVRHGLQTLCFTGSRKIAELVSTWTREALPPGPSGAAGAPGRGIAAYRAGYLPEERREIERSLKNGLLQAVVSTNALEVGIDVGSLDAVILSGYPGTMISTWQQAGRAGRSGQESAALMVGFANPLDQYFMRHPGSFFSAGHEHAIIDLENPYILSGQVLCAAAELPLSPETDGALFGPHLEGILTAHRDCSLVRPTRRGWVYSGSKRPAELVGMGDGGRESYQVVCDGSVLETMDRAQAFREAHKGAVLLHQGDQYLVSEMDLSHHLVNVDKVEVDYYTRPLKSVEIEVVRTIEQRNENGIDLAFGEVRVTEQYYAYRIMQYDAILGVEPLELPALSFVTKSLWFEVPERIERQVRTSGGDLGGGMHGVEHAFIAMMPFHVLCDRWDIGGLSTPFHPGFGAPVIFVYDGYEGGIGLSEKAYRIFFDICDTTRRLVRDCGCEEGCPACILSPKCGNDNQPLDKRAAMVILEGLLHRDDPALQGTAGSSGNEVVSGTSS
- a CDS encoding family 1 encapsulin nanocompartment shell protein encodes the protein MASKYLAREEAPIGGETWKMLDATMAGAAKSILTGRKLLHIEGPYGLGLKGIPLEDCQVSECMITSQFVPVTMLYTTFCLGIRDLMAYEQTGLPFTASPVAAAALECAGQEDALVFEGVEGCPGLMSVEGANSHKLASWNTVGKAADDIIQALTKLDEAGFHGPYSLALAPSRYNLLYRAFIQGTGTELENLKSIVSAGVYKAPSLKSGGVLIASGKMYASIVLGQDMTIGYIGPVGDSLEFSITESLALLIREPGAICVLKDRE
- a CDS encoding ferritin family protein — encoded protein: MVEFSTPFSGKNSERKLTKSELVRAIRISVADEYEAIQVYTQLAESTDDPLAKAVLMDIADEERVHAGEFIRLLIELAPDEAGFYADGTAEVEAMIARVSGKEPAVPAEESSDLTIGSMKE